The DNA window GCCGTTGGCTTGCTTTATATGAAAGGCCAACTATCATTGCGTTTCGGCCAATCTGCCCGCCAAAGGGAACACATGCGCAACGTCCGCATTGATGACATCGACCACGTAACGCGCGCGGTGATCGCCATCGGCACCGATTATCCACCGGGCCACCTGCTGCCGATGCACAGCCACCGGCGCGCGCAGTTGCTGTACGGCGCCACCGGCGTCATGCACGTTTTCACCCAGCAAGGCAATTGGGTCGTCCCGCCGCAGCATGCGGTCTGGCTGCCGCCGCAGATGCCACACGCGGTGAGAATGGTCGGCGTCACCACCCGCAGCCTGTACCTCGAACCCGGCGCGTTGCCCGCCGAACGGCCGCAGGTATGCCAGGTGGTCAGCGTCACGCCGCTGATGCGCCAGCTGTTGATGGCGGCGGTGGATATGCCGCTGGAGTATGAACAAGAGGGGCGCGACGGAGCGCTGGCAACGCTGCTGCTGCATGAGCTGGCCCGGTTGCAACCCTTGCCGTTGCACATCCCGCTGCCCGCCGATCCTCGGCTGGGCGAACTGTGCCACGCCTTTTTGCAGCACCCCGACGCCCATGACTCCGCGCAGCGATGGGCCCCTCGGCTGTACATGAGTATTCGCACCTTCAGCCGCTTCTTTCGCGCGCAGACCGGCCTGCCGTTTTCACAATGGCGCCAGCGCGCCTGCGTGGTGCTGGCGTTGGCGCTGCTGGCCGAAGGGCGCAGCGTAACGCAGGTGGCGATGGAGATGGGATATGACAGCAGCGCGGCGTTTTCAACCATGTTTCGCCGCGTGCTGGGGCAGGCGCCCTCCTCCTATCTGACGGAAGACGGGCGCGACGGTTGACGGATTAGCGGAATTTCTTGTGGTTGGCGTCGCGGGTTTGTTTGAAGCCCTGCGCCAGCTGCTTCGCTTCGGCGACTTTGCCTTGGTTGGCCAGCGCCAGCGCCTGATCGATCTGGCCGATCAGGGTATCCAACCCGCTGCGGAAATCTTTCATCTCCGGGCTGTCGGCGGCTTTGTCTTCCAGCTTCGGCGGGGTGCCCTGCTTGGCATCCTGCGCGGCGGCGCGCATGTTTTGCAGGCTCTGTGTAAGGGTAGCGGCCGAATCGGTATTCAGCACCGTTTTGTAGTTTTCCGCCAGAGTGTCCATATCGTCGCCCAGATCGGCGGCGGCCGCCAGCGAACTGGCTGCCAGCAGCGTCAACGCCGCCAGCGCTTTCAGGGTATTCTGCATGTTTGCTCACCTTCCAGTTATTGTTTTAATTAACCCACCGTTACCATAGGCAAGGCCGGGCAAAACCGAAACCGGAGATTTGTAAGCAAGGTTAAGACGGGATAACGCGCGACCGGCGGGCGCCGGCCGCGCAGGGGATCACTGGCCGGCGATCTTCATTTCTGGCAGCAGCACCGACCCGCACTGGATGTTGCTGCGGGTTTCGATATCGCTGCCGACGCTGACGATGTTGCGCAGCATGTCTTTCAGGTTGCCGGCGATGGTGATCTCGCTGACCGGATATTGGATCTCGCCGTTTTCCACCCAGAAACCGGCGGCGCCGCGCGAGTAATCGCCGGTGACGCCGCTGACGCCCTGGCCCATCAGCTCGGTGACCACCAGGCCGGTGCCAAGCTGTTTCAACATGCCGGCGAAGTCCGCGCCCTGCCCGGCAATGCGCCAGTTATGGATGCCGCCGGCATGGCCGGTGCTGTGCAGGCCCAGCTTGCGCGCCGAGTAGCTGGTCATCAGCCAGGTTTGCAGCACGCCATCCTTGACGATATCGCGCCGCTGGGTGCGCACGCCCTCGCTGTCGAACGGCGTCGATGCCAGCCCTTTCAGCAGGTGCGGATGCTCTTCGACGGTCAGCCACTCCGGCAGAATCTGCTTGCCGAGCGAGTCCAGCAGGAAAGTGGATTTGCGGTAAACGCTGCTGCCGCTGATGGCGCCCACCAGATGGCCGAACAGCCCGGTGGCGACCTCAGAGGCGAACAGCACCGGCGCCTTCATGGTCGACAGTTTGCGCGGCGCGAGACGCGCCAGCGTGCGGCGGGCGCACTCCTGCCCCACCCACTCAGGGCTTTGCAGATCGCCCATCGCACGGCCGATGGTGTAAGCGTAATCCCGCTCCATGTCACCGTCCTGCTCCGCAATGACGCAGCTGGACAGCGAGTGGCGGCTGGAACAGTAGCTTTGCAGCATGCCGTGACTGTTGCCGAACACCTTGATGCCATAATGGCTGTTGAAGCTGCCGCCTTCGGTGTTGGTAATGCGCTTGTCCGCCGCCAGCGAAGCCTGCTCGGCGCGCGCCGCCAGCTCGATGCCGCGCTCGGCGTCCAGCTCGGTCGGGTGGAACAGATCGAGATCCGGCGCCTCGAACGCCAGCAGATCTTTCTCCGCCGGGCCGGCGCAGGGATCTTCTGAGGTGTAGCGCGCGATGTCCAGCGCCGCCTGCACGGTGCGGGCGATGGCGTCCGGGCTGAGATCGGTGGAAGAGGCGCTGCCTTTGCGCTGACGGTGATACACGGTGATGCCCAGCGCGCCATCGCTGTTGAACTCGACGTTTTCCACCTCGCCGAAGCGGGTGCTGACGCTGATGCCGGTCGATTTGGTGACCGCGACTTCCGCCGCGTCGGAACCGGCGCGGGCCAGCTCCAGCGCCTGAGAAACGGCCTGTTCCAGCGCCTTGCGCTGTTCTGCAACTTGGGTGACTACTTTCATCAATCTGCCATAATTAATCAGAAAATCGTTGAGAAAAGTGCCGGAGCGGCGTAGTTGTGCACGCGGGGCGGCGCGCAAAAATCCTGAGATCTCTGCCGTTGAGTCTAACAGGAACCGCGTTGAATTTCGCATAAAGCCGGCAACCTGTTAGGATTAGCCTCTTTTTAACGGAGCCTACCATGAACAAACAGCCTGAAGACTGGCTCGACGATGTCCCGGAGAATGAAAACGAGGACGATGACGAGATTATCTGGGTCAGTAAAAGTGAGATTAAACGTGATGCCGAAGCGCTGAAAGACCTGGGGGCCGAAATGGTCGATCTGGGCAAAAACGCGCTGGACCGCATTCCGTTGGACGAAGATCTGCGCGCCGCCATCGAGCTGGCGCAGAAGATCAAGAAAGAGGGCCGTCGCCGTCAGCTGCAGCTGATCGGCAAGATGCTGCGCGCCCGCGATATCGAGCCGATCCAGACCGCGCTCGACAAGCTGAAAAACCGCCATAACCAGCAGGTTTCGCTGTTCCATAAACTGGAAGCGCTGCGCGACCGTCTGGTCGAAGAAGGCGATGACGTGATTCCATCGATCCTGGATCTGTATCCGGCCGCCGATCGCCAACAGCTGCGTTCACTGGTGCGCAACGCGCAGAAAGAGAAGGCCGCCAACAAGCCGCCTAAGGCTTACCGCCAGATCTTCCAATACCTGCGCGAGCTGGCCGAAGCGGCCGACTAAGCGCCGCCGCCATCCCGGGATGAAGCCGTTTCATCCCCGGTGATGGGCCGGTTCGCCGCTGCTTTCGCGGATATTGAAACGCAGGCTGCCTTCCAGCTCTTCTTCCGCCTCTTCAAACAGCAGAATGATCGCGCCGAAACGACGCTTGCTGCGGGCATTCAGGTGAGTGAACTCGATTTCCACCGGCAGGCCGATATCGCCGGTCACCACGTCCCACAGCGCGTCGAGGTTGGCGCCGAACCCCTCGTCCAGCGCAAACTTGTGCGCGAAATCGCGGTAGAAGGTCGGCACATCCTGGATCTGTTCAAAATCAAACTCTACTTTTGCCATCAAACTCACTCCACACGAATGAAGTTTTTGTAATGGTCGCGCGTGACGAAGATCAGACCGTCGCTCGAATACAGCAGGCGATCGGCGCCGCGCCGGCCACACTGGTAATTGATGTCCGCTTCGCGCCAGACTCGGCCGCCGGCACTCGGCAGTTGCCCTTCACGGTTAGAGAATCGATCGCCGCCAATCGCCTTGCCCGGCAATACCGCACAGAGGTTGCCTGAACGCGGGTCCCAACCCTGCTCGCGCGCCTGCTTCTTGGTGACGTAATAGTCCGGCAGCCGCTGATGCTGCTGCAGGTAACTCACCACCGTTTGCTGCTGCGTAAGCCGATCGATGCTCTGCTGCTGCCCCGCCGGCGCCTGCACCACCGCCGGGTTGCCGCCGATCGCCCGGTGCTCGTTGCCGCGCAGCGCGCTGAAGACGGCGATGACCACGGCGATGACAATCGCCAACAGAATCCGCTTGTTCATGGCATTCCCTGAAATTATGCCGCCGAAGGCGCCGCAGCTCCCCCAGGCTAGTTAGGTATATAGTCGACCTGGATGAAACTAATATGACCGGCACGTCACGTTTTCGCGGCGGCGAGAGTTTCATCCATTCATGACAATGATGCCACTTTCCAGCCGTTCTGGCACTCGGAGTCTCTCTGAAAACGGGCCGCCTCTTATGAGACGGCCCGCCGTACCAGGCGCTGCTTTCAGTATAGTCGGGGAAGGCGCTGCGCAACGCGGCGCAACAGACGGGAACGCATCAATCGATCAAGGCGTGGCGATAGCGATGCAGCATGTCGGCCAGGCGTTTCACCGGCCCGGTGACGCTGAGCGGCGCCTGATTGTCCACCAGCTTCTGCTGGTACTCATTCATCTCACCCAGCAAGCGATCATAGTAATAGGCACGCTTGACGTCGTTCTTGGCGGAAACCACCCGATCGGCGGTGCTGCGGATCTGGCGGTGGAAGGCCGACAGCTCTTCGCTGACCGGAATTTCCGCCCGCTGCATGCGCTGGTGGGCGATGATCAGGTTCAGCGCCAGGCGATACTTGGCGATGTCGTTCGGAAACATCATCAGCAGCTGGTTAAGCTGCTGATACAGCGCAGGCAGGTGGTTTTGCCGACGGCGCGCCGCCTTGGTGGTCAGCGCCGACACCGCGCTGCTGACGAACTGGTTGAGCAACGTGCGGCCGGTGCGCTCGCGCGAATTGTCGCGGATCAGCAGCAGCACCATCAGCCCGACGCAGCTGCCGAGGAACTGACCGAGCGCCCCGTCGAGAAACTGGGTGACGTTGAACTCCATCGGATTGCTCAGCACCAGAATGTTGATCGTCCCCGCCAACAGCCCCAGCGAACCGAGCCGCCGCTTCTGCACCTCGATGCCGATGAAAAACGCCAGCAGGCCGAGGCTGAGACACAGCAGCAAAATGCTCTGCTGCGTCGCCGGCAGGATCACCATGAAGAACAGGGAACCGACCGGGATCGCCGCCAGCATGCCCAGCACGAAATCCATCGCCACCATGCGCGGCGCCGGGGTGCGCATCGCCAGCGAGGTGATCACCGCGATGATCACCATAAAACCGCTGCCGGACGTCCAGCCGGTCCACAGCCACAGCAGGCTGCCGAACGCCGTCGCCACAAAGGTGCGCAGGCCGTTGATCATCGCGTGATGCCCTTCCGCCGAGGTCGGCTTGACCACGGTTTCAGTGCTCAACACGCCCTCTTCCACCGCGCTGATGCTGCCGTTGGTGTGTACGCCCTTCGACAGCAGCAGGTAGCGCGTCGCCGCGCCGACCCAGCCGGTGAGGGTCGGCAGCGTTTCCTCGGAGCGATGCGTGGTCAGCACCTGGCGCAACAGCTTCATGCGCTTGTGGATCTCCTGCGGGTTTTCCGCCGGCACCATCAGTTGCTCCCGCAGGCTCGCTTGCAGCGCATCCGGGTGATTCAGCAGGATCAAATAGGTTTCGCAGGCCTGGGTGATCAGCGTCAGCGACAGGGTATGCAGCGCTTTTACCCGGCGGTTGACCTTCTGCCAGCGCGAGGACTCCATCATCAGGTTGTTGCGCATGCCATCCAGCGCCGTAGTGCTCTTGACCAGATTGCTCCAGGCGCGGTCAATATCCTCTTTGTCGGCGTTGCTGATGCACATCTGCATCAGCCGGTATTGATCCACCAGCAACTGATCCACCGCCCGATCGATGTCCTGCTTGATCGAACGCGGCGAGAACAGCAGATCCGCCAACACGGCGCTGACGATGCCCAGCACGATCTCGCTGCAACGCTCGATGGCGAACTGCGGCGCTTCCAGCAGATGAGACTCGCTGGTGGCAACCGTCACGATGATGATCAGCGCGGTATACCCGGCCAGCCCCCAGGCATAGGAGTTCTCCACCTTGATCAGCGAAGAGAGCCAGGTGCAGAAACCGGCCCAGATGCAGCACAGCAGCAGCATCACCACCGGCGCGCGGGCGGTGGTGATGATAATGAGCAGGCCGACGAAGCACCCGATAAAGGTGCCGATGATGCGCAGCCAACCGCGGTGGCGGATGGCGCCGGAGAAGGGTTCACCGCCGGCGGCAAAAGCCGGGCCGGCGGCGACGATGGCGGCGGTCATCGCCGACCAGCGCGGAGTTTCCAGGTTGAGATGGAAGCCGACGAACAGCGCAAACACAATCGCGAAGCTGAGTTTGAAGGCAAATCTCAGCCGGATAAAGGTTGGGCTACTCATTAGCCGAACTCACGCAGCCGGTGCATCAGGCGCACAAAAGGCGAGCCGCTGTCGGCATTGCGATCGTTCTTGCCGACGATCACCACGGTGGCGGTGGTACCGGCCGGGTACGGATGCTGTTGGTCCTTGGCGTCCAGCAGGATCTTCACCGGCACGCGCTGCGCCAGGCGCACCCACTCCAGGTTGCTGTCGATCGAGGCCAATCCTTTGTTGTTAACCGTGCTGCTGCTGTTGTTTACCGCCGCCGCCACGCTGTCGACGGTGCCATGCATGATGCGATTGCTGCCGAGCGGGGTGATCTCCGCGCGGTCGCCCTTATTCAGGCCGGTCAGCTTGGTTTCTTCCAGATAGGCCAGGATGTAGAAGGAGTCTTTCTTCACCAGCGCCACCGCCACCGAGCCGCGGGTGATGTATTCGCCGGCGTGGACGTTGAGGTTGGTGATCCAGCCATCGGCCGGGGCACGCACCGTGGTGCGCTCCAGATCCAGCTGCGCCAGCTCACGCGCCGCCACGGCCTTCGCCAGCTGGTGCTGCACGGTCTGCAGCGAGTTGTTCGACTGGTCGATTTCTTCCTGCGACATCGCCTGCACGCCCAACTTCACGCGGCGGCCGGCCTCACGCCGTTTTTCCGCCGCCAGCGTTTGATAGTAGGCGACGTCGGCACCGGCCTCCGCCAGCGCCTGCTCATAGCGCGGCCGATCGACCACGAACAGCACCTGCCCTTTCTTCACCAGTTGGTTGTCCACCACCGGCACGTCGGTCAGCAGGCCACTGACGTCCGGCGCGATCGCCACCACGTCGGCGGTGAACTTGGCGTCACGCGTCCACGGCGACTCGGTGTAGAACACCCAGGCCTTGAACACCGCAACGATGCCCAGCAGCACAAGAATCAAAGTGATCGCGATTCGGGTTATTTTTATCGAAAAATTTTTCACAGCGACCTCAAACAAAAAGACATGAAATCAGATAAAACAAGCAGCAATACAGCGCGGTATTAAACAGCGCCGGATGCCAGACAAAATCGTAAATCCCCGTCGGCTGCAGCAGGCGGCGCAAGAGAAAAAACAGCGCCAGCGACACCAGCAGCTCGAAAAACACCGGCGGAAACGACAGTCCGAAGATGACCATAACCGGAAGCAAACTCATCAATTTTTCCTTATTGTTCACTGCGCCGGGGAAAGACACATCTCGCCATTCACATTCTCTTTACATTTTAGCGTGCGCGCGCCACAAATCTTGACCAGACAGCTTGTCCAGGTCACGAACCCGAAAAAAGGTTAAACTTTGGGGCAGACGTCCACGACAGGGATTGCGAGGGTGCCGGAGGAGCGGCAGGATTACGTCGCCGATCGCTCTCGCACGTTGGTAAGGTCTATTCACCCGACCACGTTATATTAGCCTGCTTACTATCAAGGCATCAACAATCTGTGATCTAAATCACTTTTAAGCCAGAGTGAATAATGGAAAGATTAAAACGGATGTCGGTATTCGCCAAAGTGGTTGAGTTCGGGTCGTTTACCGCGGCCGCGCGCCAACTCGACATGAGCGTTTCATCGATCAGCCAAACCGTCTCGAAACTGGAAAATGAGCTGCAGGTCAAGCTGTTGAACCGCAGCACGCGCAGCATCGGCCTGACCGAGGCCGGCAAAATCTACTATCAGGGCTGCCGGCGCATGCTGCACGAAGTCAGCGAAGTGCATGAGCAACTGTATGCGTTTAACAATACCCCCGCCGGCACGCTGCGCATCGGCAGCTCATCCACCATGGCGCAAAACGTGCTGGCGAACATGACCGCCGAGATGATGAAAGAGTACCCGGGCCTGACGGTCAACCTGGTGACCGGCATTCCGGCGCCGGATCTGATCACCGACGGATTGGATCTGGTGATCCGCACCGGCGCGCTGCAGGACTCCAGCCTGTTCTCCCGCCGCCTGGGGCAGATGCCGATGGTGGTGTGCGCCGCCAAAAGCTACCTCAGCCAGCACGGCACGCCGCAGAAGCCGAGCGACATGGTCAACTTTTCCTGGCTGGAGTACAGCGTGCGGCCCGACAGCGAATTTGAACTGATGTCGCCGGAGGGCATCACCACGCGCATTTCACCGCAGGGGCGCTTCGTCACCAACGACTCTTCCACCATGATCCGTTGGCTGAAAAACGGCGCCGGCATCGCCTACGCCCCGCTGATGTGGGTGATCGAAGAGATCAACCGCGGCGAGATCGAGATCCTGTTCAAAAGCTATCATTCGGATCCGCGGCCGATCTATGCGCTCTATACCGAGAAGGACAAACTGCCGCTTAAGGTGCAGGTATGCATCAACTACCTAACCGACTATTTCGAACGCGTGGCGGCGGTCTATCAGGGTTATCGCTGAGCGGCGCTCAAATAGCGGTGCGCCAGCGCGCCCAGCAGTATCAGAGCCAGCATGCCGAGGCCCCACAGCAGCCAGACGGCGTAGCCCGCCCAGTTCAGCAGCAGAGGAAAATAGCTCGCCAGACCGCTGCCCAGCTGTTTCAGCCACGGCAGCCAGGCATCCAGCACCGTCTGCGGTACCAAACTCAGCACACCGCTCACCGGCAACGATGCACTGCCAGCTGCGTCCGCCAGCGCCGGGAGCCAGGTCAGCACGCCGGCCACGCCCCAGGCCAGCAGCGTCCATAGCGCCATGGTGCCCAGCAGCAGCGCGAGTGTCCAACCGCCCCGGTTCATGGCACACCGCCGCCACACTGCGAGCAAAAGCGGCTGCCCGGCGGCAGCGGCGCGGCGCACTGGCCGCAGGTGGCGCTCAGCGCGGCAAACGGCTGGCCGCAGCGATGGCAATAACGTGCGTCCGATTTATTCACCGCCTGGCATTTCGGGCACTGCGGCCCCGGCTCGCCATGCTGGTTATAGCGGTTGCCATGATGCCCGCCGCGGTGACCCGCGCGCTGATGACCGCCGTTAATACCGCCCTGCCCCAACAACCTTTTCAGTAAGCTCATCCCACCTCTCCTCTGTGCATTAACGCTGAAGCTCACTGTAAACCCTGGAGCAAACTCCAGGGTAAAGCCCGGCGAGCAGGATTTACGTTTCATTACATCGTAAAAGTGGCAAGGCTTTGATGCCGTTAACAAAAGCACCATCGGCATTATCCCACGCCGCCGCGCTGCGTTATGCTGCGGGAACCTCTCCCTGCATCAGGAATAACCATGAAAAAAATCATACTGGACTGTGACCCGGGGCATGACGACGCCATCGCCCTGTTGCTGGCCTGGGGCAATCCGCAGATCGACCTGCTGGCGGTCACCACCGTGGTGGGTAACCAGACGTTGGACAAAGTGACGCGCAACGCGCTGGCGGTGGCGCGCATCGCCAATATCACCGGCGTACCCTTCGCCGCCGGCTGCCCGCGTCCGCTGGTGCGCAATATCGAAGTGGCGCCCGACATTCACGGCGATTCCGGCCTCGATGGCCCGGTGCTGCCGGAACCCCACCTGCAGCTGGACTCGCGCCATGCGGTAGATCTGATCATCGAGACCGTGATGGCCCATCCACCCGGCAGCGTGACGCTGGTGCCGACCGGCGGCCTGACCAATATCGCCATGGCGGTGCGTAAAGAGCCGCGCATTGCCGAACGGGTCAAGGAAGTGGTGCTGATGGGCGGCGGCTATCATGTGGGCAACTGGAGCGCGGTAGCGGAGTTCAATATCAAAATCGATCCCGAGGCGGCGCACATCGTGTTTAACGAAAAATGGCCGCTGACCATGGTCGGGCTGGATCTCACTCACCAGGCTTTGGCCACGCCGGCAGTCTGCGAGCGCATCGCCGCCCTCGGCACCCGGCCGGCCACCTTCGTCGGCGAACTGCTGGCATTCTTTGGCCGTATGTACCAGCAGGCGCAGGGCTTCAGCGCCCCACCGGTACACGATCCTTGCGCCGTCGCCTACGTAATCGATCCGAGCGTGATGACGGTACGCAAAGCGCCGGTGGATATCGAACTGACCGGCACCCTGACGCTGGGCATGACGGTCGCGGACTTCCGCGCGCCGCCGCCGCCGGACTGCCACACCCAGGTCGCGGTCAAACTGGATCAGGATAAATTCTGGGATCTGGTGGTAGATGCGCTGGAGCGGATTGGCGAAGTGGAGTGAGAGCGGTGCAGCATGAACTAACGCGCTTTTACAAGCGCGTTAGTCCGTCTGGCATCACGGCAACAGGGATAGGC is part of the Serratia marcescens genome and encodes:
- the aaeX gene encoding p-hydroxybenzoic acid efflux pump operon protein AaeX: MSLLPVMVIFGLSFPPVFFELLVSLALFFLLRRLLQPTGIYDFVWHPALFNTALYCCLFYLISCLFV
- the aaeA gene encoding p-hydroxybenzoic acid efflux pump subunit AaeA, with product MKNFSIKITRIAITLILVLLGIVAVFKAWVFYTESPWTRDAKFTADVVAIAPDVSGLLTDVPVVDNQLVKKGQVLFVVDRPRYEQALAEAGADVAYYQTLAAEKRREAGRRVKLGVQAMSQEEIDQSNNSLQTVQHQLAKAVAARELAQLDLERTTVRAPADGWITNLNVHAGEYITRGSVAVALVKKDSFYILAYLEETKLTGLNKGDRAEITPLGSNRIMHGTVDSVAAAVNNSSSTVNNKGLASIDSNLEWVRLAQRVPVKILLDAKDQQHPYPAGTTATVVIVGKNDRNADSGSPFVRLMHRLREFG
- the uriH gene encoding uridine-preferring nucleoside hydrolase UriH — encoded protein: MKKIILDCDPGHDDAIALLLAWGNPQIDLLAVTTVVGNQTLDKVTRNALAVARIANITGVPFAAGCPRPLVRNIEVAPDIHGDSGLDGPVLPEPHLQLDSRHAVDLIIETVMAHPPGSVTLVPTGGLTNIAMAVRKEPRIAERVKEVVLMGGGYHVGNWSAVAEFNIKIDPEAAHIVFNEKWPLTMVGLDLTHQALATPAVCERIAALGTRPATFVGELLAFFGRMYQQAQGFSAPPVHDPCAVAYVIDPSVMTVRKAPVDIELTGTLTLGMTVADFRAPPPPDCHTQVAVKLDQDKFWDLVVDALERIGEVE
- the aaeR gene encoding HTH-type transcriptional activator AaeR, giving the protein MERLKRMSVFAKVVEFGSFTAAARQLDMSVSSISQTVSKLENELQVKLLNRSTRSIGLTEAGKIYYQGCRRMLHEVSEVHEQLYAFNNTPAGTLRIGSSSTMAQNVLANMTAEMMKEYPGLTVNLVTGIPAPDLITDGLDLVIRTGALQDSSLFSRRLGQMPMVVCAAKSYLSQHGTPQKPSDMVNFSWLEYSVRPDSEFELMSPEGITTRISPQGRFVTNDSSTMIRWLKNGAGIAYAPLMWVIEEINRGEIEILFKSYHSDPRPIYALYTEKDKLPLKVQVCINYLTDYFERVAAVYQGYR
- a CDS encoding barstar family protein translates to MAKVEFDFEQIQDVPTFYRDFAHKFALDEGFGANLDALWDVVTGDIGLPVEIEFTHLNARSKRRFGAIILLFEEAEEELEGSLRFNIRESSGEPAHHRG
- a CDS encoding AraC family transcriptional regulator; the protein is MRNVRIDDIDHVTRAVIAIGTDYPPGHLLPMHSHRRAQLLYGATGVMHVFTQQGNWVVPPQHAVWLPPQMPHAVRMVGVTTRSLYLEPGALPAERPQVCQVVSVTPLMRQLLMAAVDMPLEYEQEGRDGALATLLLHELARLQPLPLHIPLPADPRLGELCHAFLQHPDAHDSAQRWAPRLYMSIRTFSRFFRAQTGLPFSQWRQRACVVLALALLAEGRSVTQVAMEMGYDSSAAFSTMFRRVLGQAPSSYLTEDGRDG
- the aaeB gene encoding p-hydroxybenzoic acid efflux pump subunit AaeB: MSSPTFIRLRFAFKLSFAIVFALFVGFHLNLETPRWSAMTAAIVAAGPAFAAGGEPFSGAIRHRGWLRIIGTFIGCFVGLLIIITTARAPVVMLLLCCIWAGFCTWLSSLIKVENSYAWGLAGYTALIIIVTVATSESHLLEAPQFAIERCSEIVLGIVSAVLADLLFSPRSIKQDIDRAVDQLLVDQYRLMQMCISNADKEDIDRAWSNLVKSTTALDGMRNNLMMESSRWQKVNRRVKALHTLSLTLITQACETYLILLNHPDALQASLREQLMVPAENPQEIHKRMKLLRQVLTTHRSEETLPTLTGWVGAATRYLLLSKGVHTNGSISAVEEGVLSTETVVKPTSAEGHHAMINGLRTFVATAFGSLLWLWTGWTSGSGFMVIIAVITSLAMRTPAPRMVAMDFVLGMLAAIPVGSLFFMVILPATQQSILLLCLSLGLLAFFIGIEVQKRRLGSLGLLAGTINILVLSNPMEFNVTQFLDGALGQFLGSCVGLMVLLLIRDNSRERTGRTLLNQFVSSAVSALTTKAARRRQNHLPALYQQLNQLLMMFPNDIAKYRLALNLIIAHQRMQRAEIPVSEELSAFHRQIRSTADRVVSAKNDVKRAYYYDRLLGEMNEYQQKLVDNQAPLSVTGPVKRLADMLHRYRHALID
- a CDS encoding zinc ribbon domain-containing protein yields the protein MSLLKRLLGQGGINGGHQRAGHRGGHHGNRYNQHGEPGPQCPKCQAVNKSDARYCHRCGQPFAALSATCGQCAAPLPPGSRFCSQCGGGVP
- the yjgA gene encoding ribosome biogenesis factor YjgA; protein product: MNKQPEDWLDDVPENENEDDDEIIWVSKSEIKRDAEALKDLGAEMVDLGKNALDRIPLDEDLRAAIELAQKIKKEGRRRQLQLIGKMLRARDIEPIQTALDKLKNRHNQQVSLFHKLEALRDRLVEEGDDVIPSILDLYPAADRQQLRSLVRNAQKEKAANKPPKAYRQIFQYLRELAEAAD
- a CDS encoding ribonuclease, coding for MNKRILLAIVIAVVIAVFSALRGNEHRAIGGNPAVVQAPAGQQQSIDRLTQQQTVVSYLQQHQRLPDYYVTKKQAREQGWDPRSGNLCAVLPGKAIGGDRFSNREGQLPSAGGRVWREADINYQCGRRGADRLLYSSDGLIFVTRDHYKNFIRVE
- the pmbA gene encoding metalloprotease PmbA encodes the protein MKVVTQVAEQRKALEQAVSQALELARAGSDAAEVAVTKSTGISVSTRFGEVENVEFNSDGALGITVYHRQRKGSASSTDLSPDAIARTVQAALDIARYTSEDPCAGPAEKDLLAFEAPDLDLFHPTELDAERGIELAARAEQASLAADKRITNTEGGSFNSHYGIKVFGNSHGMLQSYCSSRHSLSSCVIAEQDGDMERDYAYTIGRAMGDLQSPEWVGQECARRTLARLAPRKLSTMKAPVLFASEVATGLFGHLVGAISGSSVYRKSTFLLDSLGKQILPEWLTVEEHPHLLKGLASTPFDSEGVRTQRRDIVKDGVLQTWLMTSYSARKLGLHSTGHAGGIHNWRIAGQGADFAGMLKQLGTGLVVTELMGQGVSGVTGDYSRGAAGFWVENGEIQYPVSEITIAGNLKDMLRNIVSVGSDIETRSNIQCGSVLLPEMKIAGQ
- the cybC gene encoding cytochrome b562, yielding MQNTLKALAALTLLAASSLAAAADLGDDMDTLAENYKTVLNTDSAATLTQSLQNMRAAAQDAKQGTPPKLEDKAADSPEMKDFRSGLDTLIGQIDQALALANQGKVAEAKQLAQGFKQTRDANHKKFR